The Pleomorphomonas sp. T1.2MG-36 DNA segment GAAACAGGCATTTGAGAAAGCCCTACGCACGATCAGGATGAGGATCGCACCATGTCTCCGCAAGACGCCCAACCGCTCGCTCCCAAGGCGTTCCCGGTCTCCTGGGATCAGTTCCATCGCGACGCCCGGGCGCTTGCCTGGCGGCTCGCCGGCCTTGGCACCTGGAAGGCCATCGTCTGCATCACGCGCGGCGGCCTGGTGCCGGCGGCCATCGTGGCGCGCGAACTCAACATCCGCGTCATCGAGACGGTCGGCATCGCCTCCTATCACGACTATACGTCGCAGGGCGAACTGCAGATCATCAAGGAGGTCAGCCCCGACGTCGTCAGCCTCGACGGCGGCG contains these protein-coding regions:
- the gpt gene encoding xanthine phosphoribosyltransferase, encoding MSPQDAQPLAPKAFPVSWDQFHRDARALAWRLAGLGTWKAIVCITRGGLVPAAIVARELNIRVIETVGIASYHDYTSQGELQIIKEVSPDVVSLDGGEGAGVLIIDDLVDTGKTARMVRDMLPKAHFATVYAKPKGRPLVDTFITEVSQDTWIYFPWDLGFAFQPPISRQGND